In bacterium, the sequence ATCTGGGCGATGACGTGCGCATCGTGGCCATCAGCGTCGATCAGCCCTTCACGCAAAAGCGCTGGTGCGGCGCGGCGGGCGTCGACAACATCGACACGCTCTCCGATCACCGTGACGTCAACTTCGGCCTCGCGTGGGGCGTGCTGATGGAAGAAACACGCCAGCTCGCCCGCGCCGTTTTCGTCGTCGATAAGGAAGGCATTGTTCGCTACAAGGAGGTGCTCCCGAAGGTCGGCGAACAGCCGAATTTCGAAGCGGCGCTCGCGGCGGTCAGGGATGTTCGCTGAGGAAAGAGAAAAGAGGAAAGAGAAAAGAGAATTCGTCGCAAACGTTGCGCGAACTTGATCGAAAACGGAAATGGCGGTACCGCCGACGGGCCGCCATTTTTCCTTGTTCGCCACGTGCCGCCGACACGCTCATCGTCGGGGGCACCGACAAACGATCTGTCGCCGGCTTCTTTCCTCTTTTCTCTTTTATCGCCCCGACACTACTCCGCACTTCTCATCTCCGGCTCGCCGCGTAGTCGGTCGAGCGCGAATTTGGCGGACTGGGCGATTGTCGGATTGCTGTGGTTCAGGTACGCGCGAATGTCGTCGGCGTACTGGTTCTCGCAGATCCGTCCAAGCGCGATCAGCGCGGCGACGACAAGCTCGTCGTTCGGCCGCGCAAACAGGCCTTTTTTCTTCAAAAGCGGCGCGATGACGTGCCCCGCCGCGCGGTCGCCGATCTGTCCCAGCGTTTTCACGACGGCGCAGACGAGGTCCAGATTTTCGTCACTCACCGCCGTCGTGCGCAGGAAATCGACGAGCTTCGGAACGGCAAAGAGCAGGCGATCCTTGCCGATCTGCGCGAGGATGACGCGCTGAAGCGACGGCGGTTGGTCCCCCAGGCGCTCCAGCAGTTCGCGGCCGGGGCCTTCGCCGCCGATGTGCGCCAGCGCCTGAACCGCCGCGCGCGCGACGGCCTCGTTGGGATCGTCCAGGTAGGGAAGCACCGCGGTCGCCACGCTCGGGCGG encodes:
- the tpx gene encoding thiol peroxidase, translated to MANKVGTVKLGQNDVTLVGNAINVGDAAPDATLVNTSLQTVKLSDYKGKTLVVAPFLSVDTGVCDAELKHFAEAAKDLGDDVRIVAISVDQPFTQKRWCGAAGVDNIDTLSDHRDVNFGLAWGVLMEETRQLARAVFVVDKEGIVRYKEVLPKVGEQPNFEAALAAVRDVR